Sequence from the Paenibacillus riograndensis SBR5 genome:
TCTCCAGTAATACTGTGGAGAAACAGGTAAACCGCCTGAACGCCCAGCTCGTCAACCAGGTCGTGGACCGGATTGAATTAACCATGACCAGGCTGCGGGAGCTGAGCGAGCAGTATTCACGCATTTCTTCCATTCAGAGCGCTCTGGTGTCGCCGTCAGCCCAATATTTCGAAGAGGTTGTCCGTAAAAAAGAACTGATCTCCGTGCTCAGCAACGCCTCGGCGGTTATTGGGAACGTGGAGGGACTGCAGGTGTATTCAGCCATTACGGGGGAAGTCCTCTCGTCCACGGAAGCCCCGGCCATGCTTGAGGATTCTCCCTACCGGCCGCTGATCGAAGCCTATTTGTCCTCAGGGAAGGCCAATCTGTTCCTGGACAAGCACGCTCTGCCGGACCTTGCGATTCTGGATTCTTCAACCTATTATATTTCACGCGTCCCCTTTGACTTGTATGAGGACCTGAAGGGGGTGCTGCTGATCTCAATGAGCAATGACCAATACCAGCGGCAGATTGAGAACATTCAGCTGGGCAACCGGGGGTCTATCTCCCTTTTGACCGATGACGGGATGACAATTGCCACGACCAGCAGGCTGGAGCCGAAAGAAGATACCGGGCGGGTGCAGAATATTCTCAAGCACTGGAAAGAGCTGGACCGGCCGAATCAATTTGCGGTCGGCTCTTCCATTGTCTCTGTCAAGCAGACATCCACCTATGACAACTGGATTGTGGTTTCAGAGATACCGTCCAAGGAGCTGACCGCCAGCGCAGAAATCATCCGCAGAACCGTGGCTTACTTTCTGGGGATTCTGGTGTTCCTCGGCGCGCTATGCGTTGTCGGGTTCGGCTATCAGTTATACCGGCCGCTGCAGGCGGTGAAACGGCAGGTCGATGCGATCAAAAAAGGCCATTTCGATGCCCGGGTCACTCATTTTGCCAACAATGAAATCGGCGACCTGGGCCGGATGCTCAACACTATGGCTGTCCGCATTCAGGACCTGCTGGCCGATCTCCATGATTCGGAGGAGCTGAAGCACAAGCTGGAAATCCGGGCGCTGCAATCGCAGATCAACCCGCATTTCATGTACAACACTCTCAACACTATCCGTATGTTCGCCATGATGAAGGATTATGAAAAGATCAACACGCTGATGGGCCGGCTGGTTGCACTGCTCCGGTATTCCATGGAAAATTATGAGCAGACGGTGCAGCTGCAGCAAGAGCTTGATTATCTCGCGGATTACGTCGGGCTGCTCAATATGCGGTACAAGTGCCAAGTCCATCTGGAGGCCGAAATTGAGGAGCCGCTGCGGGGCATGCAGATTCCGAAGCTCAGCCTTCAGCCGCTGATTGAAAACTCCGTCTTCCACGGCATTCTTCCGAACAAAACGGCTGAAGGGCATATTAAGGTTCATGTTTTTACCGATTCTCTTCAAAACCATATCGTCATTGAAGTGAGCGATGACGGGGTTGGACTGGAGGAGGCCGCGCTGGGGACCCTGCAGCTTCACTTGCTCCGGGAAGAATCCACAGAGAATATCGGGCTGCAGAATGTATGGATGCGGATGAAGCTGCTGTTCGGAAAGGCCGCGCAGATTCTGCTCCTCAGCCCCCCTGGAGAAGGTATGACCATCCGTATCACGCTGCCGATTGAGTCTGTTCCTATGAAGGAGGAGCAACATGAACCACTATAAAGTAGTCCTCGTGGAAGACGAGATTCCGGCAAGAACCGTATTCCGCCATTTCATTGAAGAGCGGGGCGACCTGTTCACCCTTGTCGGCGAAGCGGAAGACGGGCAGGACGGACTGGAGCTGTTCCTGAAGCATAAACCGGAGTTAATCGTAACCGATATCACGATGCCGGGAATGAACGGGCTGGAGATGCTCCGGGAAATTGAAAAAAGCGGGGAACGCCCGCCGCAAATCATCATTCTTACCTGTCATCAGGATTTTCATTACGCCCAGCAGGCCATTCATCTGAAAGCGGCCTCCTACCTGATCAAGGATGACTGCCTTTCTGATCCCGGCCTGTTGACCAGGACGATGGAGCAGCTGGCTTCCCAGGTTCATTCGATTGATGAAACGCGGGAAAAGCAGCTCCAGTTGGAACAGCAGGTCCGGCTGAGCGAAGTTGAGATTGAGCAAAGCCTGTTTCTGGACAT
This genomic interval carries:
- a CDS encoding sensor histidine kinase is translated as MSSTFFSFLRRSFYFKMILVMLAVSVIPLIVLSIISVSVSSNTVEKQVNRLNAQLVNQVVDRIELTMTRLRELSEQYSRISSIQSALVSPSAQYFEEVVRKKELISVLSNASAVIGNVEGLQVYSAITGEVLSSTEAPAMLEDSPYRPLIEAYLSSGKANLFLDKHALPDLAILDSSTYYISRVPFDLYEDLKGVLLISMSNDQYQRQIENIQLGNRGSISLLTDDGMTIATTSRLEPKEDTGRVQNILKHWKELDRPNQFAVGSSIVSVKQTSTYDNWIVVSEIPSKELTASAEIIRRTVAYFLGILVFLGALCVVGFGYQLYRPLQAVKRQVDAIKKGHFDARVTHFANNEIGDLGRMLNTMAVRIQDLLADLHDSEELKHKLEIRALQSQINPHFMYNTLNTIRMFAMMKDYEKINTLMGRLVALLRYSMENYEQTVQLQQELDYLADYVGLLNMRYKCQVHLEAEIEEPLRGMQIPKLSLQPLIENSVFHGILPNKTAEGHIKVHVFTDSLQNHIVIEVSDDGVGLEEAALGTLQLHLLREESTENIGLQNVWMRMKLLFGKAAQILLLSPPGEGMTIRITLPIESVPMKEEQHEPL